A portion of the Ralstonia nicotianae genome contains these proteins:
- a CDS encoding bi-domain-containing oxidoreductase, producing MRQILQDLGSGTTNIMEAPCVAASPGTIVSTTRATLISAGTERMLVDFGRASLLAKARQQPEKVKMVLNKIATDGLSTTLSAVRAKLNQPIPLGYCNVGTVHAVGAGVEGFKVGDRVVSNGSHADVVRVPRNLCARIPDEVDDESAVFTVVAAIGLQGIRLAEPTLGEAFVVTGVGLIGLLAVQLLRAHGCRVLAIDFDSEKLKLAAQFGAETCNPGLREDPVAAGLAFSRGRGVDGVIITASTASSEPVTQAAQMCRKRGRIVLVGVTGLELNRADFYEKELSFQVSCSYGPGRYDPTYEEQGRDYPLGFVRWTEQRNFEAVLDMLADRRLDVRPLITHRIPFDEAPRAYDLLSSDKSALGIVLEYKAPPPSTFARRLALIDAPPVFDAAQPVCAFIGAGNYASRVLMPAFRKAGAQLHSVVTSGGVSGVIHGKPQGFSEASTDVDEVLRDPSVNLIAVATRHSSHASLVIKALRAQKHVFVEKPLALTLEEVTEVRSAYTSAHATGHAAHLMVGFNRRFAPQVAKMKALLSQLNEPKSFIMTMNAGAIPAQHWTQDLASGGGRIIGEACHFIDLMRFLADSEIVSVQARRMGDHEAVAVTEDKASITLGFADGSFGTIHYFANGSSAFPKERVEVFCGGRVLQLDNFRKLRGYGWPGFRAMNLWRQDKGQDACAAAFLRALEGGAATPIPSAEIFEVARISVLAAKQLREQ from the coding sequence ATGCGACAAATTCTGCAGGATCTCGGCTCGGGCACGACCAATATCATGGAGGCCCCGTGCGTGGCGGCCAGTCCGGGCACGATCGTTTCCACGACGCGGGCCACGCTGATCTCCGCCGGCACCGAACGCATGCTGGTGGACTTCGGCCGCGCCTCGCTGCTGGCCAAGGCGCGGCAGCAGCCGGAAAAGGTCAAGATGGTGCTCAACAAGATTGCCACCGATGGCCTGTCCACCACGCTCAGCGCGGTCCGCGCGAAGCTGAACCAGCCGATTCCGCTGGGCTACTGCAACGTCGGCACGGTGCACGCCGTGGGGGCGGGCGTGGAGGGTTTCAAGGTCGGCGACCGGGTCGTGTCGAACGGCTCGCACGCCGATGTGGTGCGCGTGCCCCGCAATCTCTGTGCGCGCATTCCGGACGAGGTCGACGACGAATCCGCCGTCTTCACCGTCGTCGCGGCCATCGGGCTGCAGGGCATCCGCCTGGCCGAACCCACGCTGGGCGAGGCCTTCGTCGTGACCGGCGTGGGCCTGATCGGCCTGCTGGCCGTGCAACTGCTGCGTGCCCACGGCTGCCGCGTGCTGGCCATCGATTTCGACTCGGAGAAGCTGAAGCTGGCCGCGCAGTTCGGGGCGGAAACCTGCAATCCGGGCCTGCGCGAGGATCCGGTCGCGGCCGGGCTGGCGTTCAGCCGCGGACGGGGCGTGGACGGCGTCATCATCACGGCATCCACCGCGTCGAGCGAGCCGGTGACCCAGGCCGCGCAGATGTGCCGCAAGCGCGGCCGCATCGTGCTGGTGGGCGTGACGGGGCTGGAGCTGAATCGGGCGGACTTCTACGAGAAGGAGCTGTCGTTCCAGGTGTCGTGCTCGTACGGGCCGGGCCGCTACGACCCGACGTATGAGGAGCAGGGCCGGGACTATCCGCTGGGCTTCGTGCGCTGGACCGAGCAGCGCAATTTCGAGGCGGTGCTCGACATGCTGGCCGACCGCCGACTCGACGTGCGCCCGCTGATCACGCACCGCATTCCCTTCGACGAGGCGCCGCGCGCGTATGACCTGCTGAGCAGCGACAAGTCCGCGCTGGGCATCGTGCTGGAGTACAAGGCGCCGCCACCGAGCACGTTCGCGCGCCGGCTGGCGCTGATCGATGCGCCGCCGGTGTTCGATGCCGCGCAGCCGGTCTGTGCCTTCATCGGCGCCGGCAACTACGCCTCGCGGGTGCTGATGCCGGCGTTCAGGAAGGCCGGCGCGCAGCTGCACAGCGTGGTGACCTCCGGTGGCGTGAGCGGCGTCATCCACGGCAAGCCGCAGGGCTTTTCCGAGGCTTCGACGGATGTCGACGAGGTGCTGCGCGACCCGAGCGTCAACCTGATCGCCGTGGCCACCCGCCACAGCTCGCACGCTTCCCTGGTGATCAAGGCACTGCGCGCGCAGAAGCATGTGTTCGTCGAAAAGCCATTGGCGCTGACGCTGGAAGAGGTCACCGAGGTGAGATCCGCCTACACGTCGGCGCATGCGACCGGCCATGCCGCGCACCTGATGGTGGGCTTCAACCGGCGCTTCGCCCCGCAGGTGGCCAAGATGAAGGCGCTGCTGTCGCAGTTGAACGAACCGAAGTCGTTCATCATGACCATGAATGCCGGGGCCATTCCGGCCCAGCACTGGACGCAGGACCTCGCCAGCGGCGGCGGCCGCATTATCGGCGAGGCCTGCCACTTCATCGATCTGATGCGCTTCCTGGCGGATTCGGAGATCGTCTCGGTGCAGGCACGGCGCATGGGCGACCATGAAGCGGTGGCGGTGACCGAAGACAAGGCGAGCATCACGCTGGGCTTCGCCGACGGCTCGTTCGGGACCATCCACTATTTCGCGAACGGCAGCAGTGCCTTCCCGAAGGAGCGCGTGGAGGTGTTCTGCGGGGGCCGCGTGCTGCAGCTGGACAACTTCCGCAAGCTCCGGGGGTACGGCTGGCCGGGCTTCCGCGCCATGAACCTGTGGCGGCAGGACAAGGGGCAGGATGCCTGCGCCGCGGCATTCCTGCGCGCGCTCGAGGGGGGCGCCGCGACGCCCATTCCGTCCGCCGAGATCTTCGAGGTGGCGCGCATCAGCGTCCTGGCAGCCAAGCAGCTGCGTGAACAATGA
- a CDS encoding acyltransferase has translation MKYFAVVVFESVMRLLFALPRFRLANALKSGFLRLCGASIGRRVVFYPGVWICTGRNLRVGDHVDFALDVLVTSDGGVRIGDRTLIGYRSQILSSNHAIPAGRGRIFGAGHVRKPVEIGTDVWIGANCVILPGVTIGDGAVVAAGSIVTKDVPAYSVVGGCPATPIKMRD, from the coding sequence ATGAAGTATTTCGCCGTGGTGGTGTTCGAGTCGGTCATGCGGCTGCTGTTTGCGCTGCCGCGCTTCCGCCTGGCCAATGCGCTCAAGAGCGGCTTCCTGCGGCTGTGCGGCGCGAGCATCGGCCGGCGGGTGGTGTTTTATCCGGGCGTCTGGATCTGCACCGGCCGCAATCTGCGCGTCGGCGATCACGTGGATTTCGCGCTGGACGTGCTGGTGACCTCCGACGGCGGCGTGCGCATCGGCGACCGCACGCTGATCGGGTACCGCTCCCAGATCCTGTCGAGCAACCACGCGATCCCGGCGGGGCGCGGCCGCATCTTCGGGGCCGGCCATGTCCGCAAGCCGGTGGAGATCGGCACGGACGTATGGATCGGCGCGAACTGCGTGATTCTCCCCGGCGTGACCATCGGGGACGGCGCGGTGGTGGCCGCCGGCAGCATCGTCACCAAGGATGTGCCTGCTTATAGCGTGGTCGGCGGGTGTCCGGCCACACCCATCAAGATGAGGGACTAG
- a CDS encoding glycosyltransferase family 4 protein → MSLLINLIPLEAGGGLQNACSFLLAAPLGRDCEVHARRLKSIQSALAKREIPLRAIPHGAMYRLRAEWGIARKGDGKQVCFTLFGPPPVFSKGRLINVVGCAYANLFYPELDFWSNHKGLARLKKTVIDWYRRWGIARADYWIFETDAIARRAIERFSFPPDRVFVVRMAPSRLVLESVTTRTFPELPPDRFLTLYLAGPHPNKRIGALIDVALALHARADTRFCFVLTLPPDAPQTRLLMERIARYGLERYFVNVGTVKPEHAGALIRRCHAMCNLARLESFSSNFVEAWAMRKPLLVTDADWSRASCADGAVYVHPERPQTIVAALQRLHEDKDFYASLVARGAGVLDTYPSAEQKAEHYLEIIRRRDLTSYRGPSVWRKRAAQP, encoded by the coding sequence ATGAGTCTATTGATCAATCTCATTCCCCTGGAGGCTGGCGGCGGCCTGCAGAATGCGTGCAGCTTTCTGCTGGCCGCGCCGCTCGGCCGCGATTGCGAGGTGCATGCGCGCCGGTTGAAGTCCATCCAGTCGGCATTGGCCAAGCGCGAGATTCCGCTCAGAGCCATTCCGCACGGCGCGATGTACCGGCTGCGCGCGGAGTGGGGCATCGCCCGCAAGGGCGACGGCAAGCAGGTGTGCTTCACGCTGTTCGGGCCGCCGCCTGTGTTCAGCAAGGGGCGCCTGATCAATGTGGTCGGCTGCGCCTACGCGAACCTGTTCTATCCGGAGCTCGACTTCTGGAGCAACCACAAGGGGCTGGCCCGGCTGAAGAAGACGGTGATCGACTGGTACCGGAGATGGGGCATCGCCCGCGCCGACTACTGGATCTTCGAGACGGACGCCATTGCGCGGCGGGCGATCGAGCGGTTCTCGTTTCCGCCCGATCGCGTGTTCGTGGTGCGCATGGCGCCCAGCCGGCTGGTGCTGGAATCGGTGACGACGCGCACCTTTCCGGAACTGCCGCCGGATCGCTTCCTGACGCTCTATCTGGCGGGGCCGCATCCCAACAAGCGGATCGGCGCGCTGATCGACGTTGCCTTGGCGCTGCATGCACGGGCGGATACCCGCTTCTGCTTCGTCCTGACCCTGCCGCCCGACGCCCCGCAGACGCGGCTGCTGATGGAGCGCATTGCCCGCTACGGCCTGGAGCGCTATTTCGTCAACGTGGGCACGGTCAAGCCGGAGCACGCCGGTGCGCTGATCCGGCGCTGCCACGCCATGTGCAACCTGGCGCGGCTGGAAAGCTTCAGCAGCAACTTCGTTGAGGCCTGGGCGATGCGCAAGCCGCTGCTGGTCACGGATGCGGACTGGTCCAGGGCCTCGTGCGCGGACGGCGCGGTCTATGTGCATCCGGAGCGGCCGCAGACCATCGTCGCGGCCCTGCAGCGGCTGCACGAGGACAAGGATTTCTATGCGTCGCTCGTCGCGCGCGGCGCCGGCGTGCTGGACACCTACCCGTCGGCCGAACAGAAGGCGGAGCACTACCTGGAGATCATCCGCCGCCGGGATCTGACGAGCTACCGCGGGCCCTCGGTCTGGCGCAAGCGGGCGGCGCAGCCATGA